The following are encoded in a window of Lates calcarifer isolate ASB-BC8 linkage group LG20, TLL_Latcal_v3, whole genome shotgun sequence genomic DNA:
- the LOC108893655 gene encoding flotillin-2a has product MGNCHTVGPNEALVVSGGCCGSDQKTYVVGGWAWAWWLISDIQRITLEIMTLQPKCEDVETAEGVAITVTGVAQVKVMTENELLGYACEQFLGKSVMEIKSVILQTLEGHLRAILGTLTVEQIYQDRDKFASLVREVAAPDVGRMGIEILSFTIKDVYDKVEYLSSLGKTQTAAVQRDADIGVAEAERDAGIREAECKKEMMDVKFLADTKMADSKRELEMQKASFNQEVNTKKAEAQLAYELQAAKEQQKIRLEEIEIEVVQRKKQISIEEKEIARTDKELIATVKRPAEAEAYKMQQLAEGQKIKKVLTAQAEAEKIRCIGEAEAASIEAVGKAEAEKMRLKAEAYQQYGEAAKTALVLEALPKIASKVAAPLSKTDEIVILSGEGSRVTGEVNRLLAELPVSVNALTGVDLTKIPLLQKMTTPQCQTAI; this is encoded by the exons ATGGGAAACTGCCACACCGTTGGACCAAACGAGGCCCTTGTAGTCTCAG GTGGCTGCTGTGGCTCAGATCAAAAGACATATGTTGTGGGAGGCTGGGCATGGGCCTGGTGGCTCATCTCTGACATCCAGAG GATAACGCTTGAGATTATGACCCTGCAGCCCAAGTGTGAGGATGTAGAGACAGCGGAGGGTGTAGCTATTACTGTCACTGGGGTGGCTCAG GTCAAAGTGATGACAGAGAATGAATTGCTGGGTTATGCCTGTGAGCAGTTCCTGGGGAAGTCAGTCATGGAGATCAAAAGTGTCATCCTGCAGACCCTCGAGGGTCACCTGCGCGCTATCCTTG GAACCCTTACTGTTGAGCAGATCTACCAAGACAGAGACAAATTTGCCTCACTGGTGCGAGAGGTGGCAGCACCTGATGTTGGTCGCATGGGCATCGAGATCCTCAGCTTCACCATCAAG GATGTATATGATAAAGTGGAGTACCTGAGCTCACTGGGCAAAACTCAGACAGCTGCTGTACAGAGAGATGCAGACATTGGTgttgcagaggcagagagagacgcTGGCATCAGG GAAGCTGAGTGTAAGAAAGAAATGATGGATGTTAAGTTCTTAGCTGACACAAAAATGGCCGACTCCAAACGAGAGCTGGAAATGCAGAAAGCGTCCTTCAACCAGGAAGTGAACACAAAG AAAGCAGAGGCTCAGCTGGCGTATGAGCTGCAGGCAGCCAAAGAGCAGCAGAAGATCCGTCTGGAGGAGATAGAAATTGAGGTGGTGCAAAGGAAGAAGCAGATCTCTATTGAGGAGAAGGAGATCGCTCGAACTGACAAGGAGCTCATCGCCACTGTGAAGAGACCTGCTGAGGCTGAAGCCTACAAGATGCAGCAGCTGGCTGAGGGACAGAA GATAAAGAAGGTGCTGACGGCACAGGCAGAGGCTGAGAAGATCCGCTGTATCGGAGAGGCAGAGGCTGCCTCCATTGAAGCTGTGGGAAAGGCAGAGGCTGAGAAAATGAGGCTGAAAGCTGAAGCCTACCAACAGTATGGAGAGGCTGCTAAGACAGCTCTGGTCCTGGAGGCTCTGCCTAAG ATTGCCAGTAAGGTGGCTGCACCCCTGTCTAAGACCGATGAGATTGTCATCCTAAGTGGAGAAGGCAGCCGCGTGACTGGAGAGGTGAACCGTCTATTAGCTGAGCTCCCCGTCTCTGTCAACGCCCTCACTGGTGTGGATCTGACTAAG ATCCCTCTGCTCCAGAAAATGACCACCCCACAGTGCCAAACAGCCATCTGA
- the eral1 gene encoding GTPase Era, mitochondrial: MAFRVGARFFRDSAVLSRRVVVSVRQESASWLLKAGSAACSRGGRNGFIFTPACFITSEALLNRLMKGKAAEADSSFYRLPASVPPDSGEQMSLLLRHPDQPDNPKVLKVAILGAPNAGKSTLSNQLLGRKVFAVSKKVHTTRSRSLGIITENDTQIILLDTPGLTTPSKVKRHQLEKSLLVDPWNTVKEAELMVVVVDVADRWMCSRLDFEVLKCLAKHPDIPAILVLNKVDLVKAKDRLLDITAELTCGVVNGRRMRVRPVIKPPWAKKRPERDSELSADEDSAGPEGSAEPNSELNKEQLKELSSQRGWPHFKDVFMLSSVDREDVETLKSYFMVAAKPGPWQYHSEVLTDQSPEEVCKNIIREKLLEHLPQEVPYSVTQTVELWQEGEEGKLLISVKLYVKKDSHMKMVIGTGGQMVAQIAQEAGEDLSHVYLRDVKLRLSAKLKK; encoded by the exons ATGGCTTTTAGAGTAGGTGCTCGGTTTTTCAGAGACTCCGCCGTCCTCTCCAGACGGGTCGTCGTGTCTGTTCGACAGGAAAGTGCGTCATGGCTTCTCAAAGCAG GAAGTGCTgcctgcagcagaggagggaggaatggATTTATCTTCACTCCTGCTTGTTTTATTACATCAGAGGCGTTGCTCAACAGACTGATGAAaggcaaagcagcagaggcagacagcagcttttatCGCCTCCCAGCCTCAGTTCCGCCGGACAGTG gTGAACAAATGTCTTTGTTACTGAGGCATCCAGATCAGCCTGACAACCCAAAAGTTTTGAAAGTGGCTATATTAGGTGCCCCAAATGCTGGGAAATCCACATTGTCCAATCAGCTCCTCGGCAGAAAG GTGTTTGCTGTGTCCAAGAAAGTACACACTACACGGTCACGTTCCCTGGGCATCATAACAGAGAATGATACACAGATA aTTTTGCTGGACACTCCAGGTCTCACCACCCCATCAAAAGTTAAAAG ACACCAGCTGGAGAAGTCTTTGCTTGTGGATCCTTGGAACACAGTCAAAGAAGCCGAACTAa TGGTCGTGGTGGTGGATGTGGCAGACAGATGGATGTGCAGCAGGCTTGACTTTGAGGTGCTCAAGTGCCTGGCCAAGCACCCAGACATCCCAGCAATCCTGGTCCTCAATAAG GTGGACCTGGTGAAGGCTAAAGACAGGCTGCTGGATATCACAGCAGAGCTGACGTGTGGAGTGGTGAATGGACGCAGAATGCGGGTCAGGCCAGTGATCAAGCCTCCGTGGGCCAAAAAGAGGCCAGAGAGGGATTCAGAGTTATCAGCCGACGAGGACAGCGCAGGGCCTGAGGGCAGCGCTGAGCCAAACTCTGAGCTGaacaaagagcagctgaaggAGCTGAGCAGCCAGCGAGGCTGGCCTCACTTCAAAGATGTCTTCATGCTCTCCTCTGTGGACAGAGAAGACGTGGAGACACTGAAG AGCTACTTTATGGTTGCTGCTAAGCCAGGTCCATGGCAGTACCACAGTGAAGTCCTGACCGATCAGAGTCCAGAGGAAGTCTGCAAAAACATAATCCGAGAGAAGCTTTTGGAGCATCTGCCCCAGGAGGTGCCTTACTCAGTGACACAG aCTGTTGAACTCTGgcaagagggagaagagggcaAACTCCTTATTTCTGTGAAACTTTATGTCAAGAAAGATTCTCACATG AAGATGGTGATTGGCACAGGTGGCCAGATGGTAGCACAGATCGCCCAAGAGGCAGGTGAGGACCTGAGCCACGTCTACCTGAGGGATGTAAAGCTGAGGCTCTCAGCCAAGCTGAAAAAGTGA